In Alkalihalobacillus sp. AL-G, the genomic stretch CATAGAATTTAAAAAGATTGTAGAAACATAATAGGAAGATTCTGTTCTTTTGTCGATTTTTCAGAATATTAGAAGGTTTAGAGAATATCGTTTGCACTATGATAAAGTAATAAGTACCTAGAAAGAAAAGGGAGGTCGGGCTATGAACATTTTGATGGTTGTCACTGTTTTTCTTGGCGGTGTTGCGGTCGCCATTCAGGCTGGGGTTAACGGTGGACTAGGCAGAAAAATCGGGGTCATTGAAGGTGCATTTGTTTCCTTTCTGATTGGAACAGTCGTTTTATTCCTGATGATGCTCTTTTTCGGAAAAGGAAATCTATTAAGTACCTTTTCAGTTCCAAAGTGGCAATTGATCGGTGGCGTACTCGGAGCATATTATGTATTTGCGATGGTTCTTGCTGTCCCGAAGATTGGAGTTGCGGCCGCATTGATCGCCGTTATTGCAGCTCAAATCATAACAAGCTCAATCATCGACCATTTCGGCTGGCTCGGCATGAAACCCATTCCAATCGACGGGAAGCGGATCCTAGCATTTGGATTTCTGATGGCAGCACTCTATTTGTTTGCAAAGAAATAACTCAACCGATTTCAACTTTCAATCATTTAACGGGTTTTCACTTAAGCTTCATCATCTTAATAATGATTTTATCAAGCTTTTCACTTAGACGGACCGTTCGAGAGTGTGTCAGACCAAGCTTGTCTACTGATTCGAGAAGTTGATTCTGAATGGTTATCCTGACTGCATCTAGCCTTCGATTATATTCTCTTACCAACTCGATCACCCTCTTATCATGTAGTTATCTTATATATCGGTAACAACATGCTATTTTTTTATAATGGCCGGAATTTTTCAAGAAACGTTTTGATGGAATTTTATGTTAAGATTATGTGGGAAGGATAAAGAGGGAGTTGTAGTTTCATGTCAAACCCGGCATTGGTTTTTTTGATAGTTATTTTCGGAGTCATCATTATAAGCTCCTTGAACCGTTCACTTTTTAAAAGGAACTGGCAGATGATTTATACTGCTTTTGGATATAACGACTACATCAGAGTCATCTCCAGATTAAAGAACCATGGAGTTAAATACAAAACTCAAATCCCGACCGATCTGAACTCCCGAGAACGAACATTCAAGGATAATACACAATACGATATCTATGTAAAAAAAGATGATGAACATCAAGCTGTCAATGCACTACATAAAACGATATAGATGTTTTTACAATAGATAAGAAAACGCATGGAACCATGCGTTTTGTACGATTTTGCTTATTATGAAAATGATTAGTCACCAATCGCCAATCCCGTAAAGGTGACTGGACCTGTAACTGAGGCAGTATTTATTAGTGGTTCATCACTTATTTGCTCAACCGTCAACGAATAAACCCGTTGCCCTGCAGGTACATTAGAATCTACTGCATTAAATGATTGCGTTTTAACATTCGCCACATTGATATCGGTTTCATCAATTGTTGAAAAAATGATTTGCGACCCTCTGAAAATTTTAAACAGTAATACCGGATTTCCAAGTGTTGCCGTCCAGCCTACCGTTGCTGTTAGTTCAACTAAATTCGTCGGATCGGGAATCGACAAGCCGAATTCCGCTAATTTTATATTGGCGGGAGATGCAGGGACTACCCGGTTTAATGAATTGTTAGCGGATGCTGGTACGCTTACGAAATAATCCAAAATTTGTTTCGCCATAATTACTCACCTCCCCACGATATTTTATGAAAATCCTCCATATTGGTGTGGACAGGCTCTGAAATGAACCATCTCTCCTAATACATACTAATTTGTATGTTCTTTCTTCTATGACCCAGTTTTAGAGAAGATTAATCGTATACCCTAGTAATCTGTTGAATTTGTCTATTTAAATTATCTGAATATTTTTGACAAGGACTTCTTTTCTAGGTACAATTATGTGTAAAATAAATCCATTTTTCGACATGAAATTGGATTTGAGATGATTTCGGGGGAGTTTCATGAAGTTTTCTGTCGAGAACTATTTTGATAAGCTTAGGTCTATAATGCTTGGGGTCATTCTTATTAGCTTCCTGCCATCCTTGATTCATGGTATCGATCAGAAGGTGAACCTATGGGAGTACACGCTAAACGATAAAACGTACAGCCTTTTTCCAGATCTGTTTGAAAAATATTTTTATTCGATGACGATTTTTATGGGAGCCCTTCTCGTCGGGTTATGTTTTGCGATCTTCTTTACCTTTTGTACGTCCATCCTTCACCATCGCCTTAAAAGAATGATTTATGGACTCATCAGTTTATTTGAATCGCTTCCCGATATTTTCATCGTCATTGTTTTGCAGCTTACAATCGTGTACATCTATCAAAAAACAGGCTTGCTCATCGCAAATGTCACGACTTTATATGATGACAAAATCTATCTATTACCGATTTTGACCTTATCCGTTTTACCGACAATCCAACTCTTCAAAATTACGTTCCTATTAATGAACGAAGAACAGGACAAGCCGTATATAACAGTAGCGAAATCAATGGGTTTGAGTGATCACTACATATTAATTCGACACGTGTTCAAAAACGTGTTGTTCAATCTGTTCTTATATTTTAAAACAATCTTTGTGTTCATGCTTTCAAATCTTTTCATCATGGAATATGTCTTCAATATCCATGGAATTATGATGACAATGCTCAGCTTCAACAGCTTCATGTTCTTTATTTCTGTCATGCTGATTGCGATTCCGTTCACTTTCCTATTTGAATTGGCACAATCATTCATCTATCAATCTACCGGTAAAAATGAGGAGGGTGCGGCATGAGTCTGAAACTATTAAAACAACCACAGTTTCTCATTGGCTCGTTCATTATGGGAGCAATGATTCTGATCAGCTTTACCCTTCATCATTTTTATTCAGCACCTGAACAAGTGCCGTATTTATACAAGGATGGAGAATTAGTCGGAGTTGCACCATTCACACCATCGCAAGTTCCTCCATTTGGAACGGATCGATTTGGACGAAATCTACTTTTTCTTTTATTTGATGGAGCCAAATATACGATCTTGATCGCTTTCGGCATCGCTATTATCCGAGTTGCCGTTTCTGGGATCTTTTCGATCTTTTATAACCATTATTCGAAAAAGCTGCGTCCTGTTTTCGAGGATATCTTTGAATCAACGCTGTTTGTTCCGACGTCGATTCTCGCATACATTCTGATTGCACCGCTCGTCTTTCAACAAGTAGACAGCGGAAAAAGCTTTACGGAAATACTTGTCATCCAATGCATCATTCTTGTTTTGATTGGCGTACCACCACTCGTATCCACGTTATCAAAAGACATGTCTTCGATTATGAAAAAAGAATACATATCAAGCACATTCACACTCGGGGCAAAGCCGGGTTATGTATATCGAAGGCATGTGTTACCTGAGATGGCATCGCGGTTTTTATTGGTGGTGGCACAACAGATCATCTCAGTATTGCTCCTACTCGCACATCTCGGCGTTTTATTGGTCTTTTTGGGCGGAGGACAAACGTTCAC encodes the following:
- a CDS encoding DMT family transporter, whose product is MNILMVVTVFLGGVAVAIQAGVNGGLGRKIGVIEGAFVSFLIGTVVLFLMMLFFGKGNLLSTFSVPKWQLIGGVLGAYYVFAMVLAVPKIGVAAALIAVIAAQIITSSIIDHFGWLGMKPIPIDGKRILAFGFLMAALYLFAKK
- a CDS encoding aspartyl-phosphate phosphatase Spo0E family protein yields the protein MVREYNRRLDAVRITIQNQLLESVDKLGLTHSRTVRLSEKLDKIIIKMMKLK
- a CDS encoding ABC transporter permease subunit — its product is MKFSVENYFDKLRSIMLGVILISFLPSLIHGIDQKVNLWEYTLNDKTYSLFPDLFEKYFYSMTIFMGALLVGLCFAIFFTFCTSILHHRLKRMIYGLISLFESLPDIFIVIVLQLTIVYIYQKTGLLIANVTTLYDDKIYLLPILTLSVLPTIQLFKITFLLMNEEQDKPYITVAKSMGLSDHYILIRHVFKNVLFNLFLYFKTIFVFMLSNLFIMEYVFNIHGIMMTMLSFNSFMFFISVMLIAIPFTFLFELAQSFIYQSTGKNEEGAA
- a CDS encoding ABC transporter permease subunit, with the translated sequence MSLKLLKQPQFLIGSFIMGAMILISFTLHHFYSAPEQVPYLYKDGELVGVAPFTPSQVPPFGTDRFGRNLLFLLFDGAKYTILIAFGIAIIRVAVSGIFSIFYNHYSKKLRPVFEDIFESTLFVPTSILAYILIAPLVFQQVDSGKSFTEILVIQCIILVLIGVPPLVSTLSKDMSSIMKKEYISSTFTLGAKPGYVYRRHVLPEMASRFLLVVAQQIISVLLLLAHLGVLLVFLGGGQTFTTGDIFNVSDVLVSMSGEWSGLIGSNYKEVMLKPHIVLIPLGFFGLTIFAMNLVINGIQNSIKSERS